One window from the genome of Rhodospirillales bacterium encodes:
- a CDS encoding ABC transporter permease, whose amino-acid sequence MLKLIARRLALGLLTLLVVSVIIFIGTEILPGDVATAILGQSATEENTAAIREQLGLNRPPHERYLSWLGAFVQGDLGTSLGNRRPIAPQIGFRFENTMMLAALAALIAVPLAIGLGLISAIKQGTPLDRGISVGSLMAISVPEFFIGYVLILIVAVELSWLPSLSNVNDRMDFGDRLEAMALPAITLTLVTLAHMMRMTRAAVIGVMSSSYIEMAHLKGVKYWRIVVQHALPNVLSPIITVVMLNLAYLVVGVVVVEVVYTYPGMGQYMVDSVSKRDVPVVQACGLIFAGVWVLLILAADIASILANPRLRHPK is encoded by the coding sequence ATGCTGAAACTGATCGCCCGGAGACTGGCGCTGGGCCTTTTGACCCTGCTGGTGGTCTCTGTGATCATCTTCATCGGCACCGAGATTCTTCCGGGCGATGTGGCGACGGCCATTCTCGGCCAGTCCGCCACCGAGGAGAACACGGCTGCTATCCGCGAACAGCTCGGTCTCAACCGGCCGCCGCACGAACGCTACCTCAGTTGGCTGGGGGCCTTCGTTCAGGGCGATCTCGGTACCTCGCTGGGCAACCGCAGGCCCATCGCGCCCCAGATCGGCTTCCGTTTCGAGAACACCATGATGCTCGCGGCGCTCGCCGCCCTGATTGCCGTGCCGCTTGCCATCGGCCTCGGCCTCATTTCGGCGATCAAGCAGGGCACGCCGCTGGATCGTGGTATCTCGGTTGGCAGCCTGATGGCGATTTCGGTGCCTGAGTTCTTCATCGGTTACGTTCTGATCCTCATCGTGGCGGTGGAACTGTCCTGGTTACCAAGTCTCTCCAACGTCAACGACAGGATGGACTTCGGTGATCGGCTGGAGGCCATGGCGCTCCCGGCCATAACGCTCACGCTGGTCACTCTGGCGCACATGATGCGCATGACCCGTGCCGCGGTGATCGGCGTCATGAGCAGCTCCTACATCGAGATGGCACATCTGAAGGGCGTGAAGTACTGGCGAATCGTCGTCCAGCACGCCCTGCCCAATGTGCTGTCGCCAATCATCACCGTTGTCATGCTGAACCTCGCCTACCTTGTCGTCGGCGTGGTCGTCGTGGAGGTGGTCTACACCTATCCCGGCATGGGCCAATACATGGTGGACTCGGTGTCCAAACGTGATGTTCCGGTGGTGCAGGCCTGCGGCCTGATCTTCGCCGGCGTATGGGTCCTTCTCATCCTGGCCGCGGATATCGCCTCAATTCTGGCGAACCCGCGTCTCAGGCATCCGAAGTAA
- a CDS encoding ABC transporter permease, with protein MMMVKQFFAEMPLTARVGMVIILINLFVVVFAGVIAPYGETELVTDVWAPPSAENWLGGDQLGRDMLTRIIYGAQTTITIAFVATLLSFVMGIVAGFAAAILGGIVDMLLSRIVEALMAIPTLILALVVISVLGTEVVILVMVIAVLDSTRVFRLSRAIAMDVVVMEYVEAARLRGERLWWIMTREVLPNTVMPLVAEFGLRFAFAFLFIASLSFLGLGIQPPLADWGGMVRENATAIIYGIAAPLYPAGAIAVLAIGVNLLVDYVLARSNRSAAAEFDG; from the coding sequence ATGATGATGGTGAAGCAGTTCTTCGCCGAAATGCCGCTGACCGCACGCGTCGGCATGGTCATCATCCTCATCAACCTCTTTGTCGTGGTCTTTGCCGGGGTGATCGCACCCTATGGTGAGACCGAGCTTGTGACCGACGTCTGGGCACCGCCCAGCGCCGAGAACTGGCTCGGTGGCGATCAGCTCGGCCGCGACATGCTGACGCGCATCATCTACGGCGCGCAGACCACCATCACCATCGCCTTCGTCGCGACGCTGCTGTCATTCGTGATGGGAATCGTCGCCGGCTTTGCTGCGGCGATCCTGGGCGGCATCGTCGATATGCTGCTTTCGCGTATCGTCGAAGCGCTGATGGCCATTCCTACCCTGATCCTGGCGCTGGTCGTGATCTCGGTCTTGGGAACGGAGGTGGTGATCCTCGTCATGGTCATCGCAGTCCTCGACTCGACCCGTGTGTTCCGCCTGTCGCGTGCCATTGCGATGGACGTGGTGGTCATGGAGTACGTCGAAGCCGCACGGCTCAGGGGCGAGAGGCTCTGGTGGATCATGACCCGCGAGGTTCTGCCCAACACGGTCATGCCGCTGGTCGCCGAGTTCGGCCTGCGTTTCGCGTTCGCCTTCCTGTTCATCGCTTCGCTCAGCTTCCTGGGCCTGGGCATCCAGCCGCCTCTGGCGGACTGGGGCGGGATGGTGCGTGAGAACGCCACCGCGATCATCTACGGCATTGCCGCGCCGCTTTATCCGGCCGGTGCCATCGCCGTGCTGGCCATCGGTGTGAACCTTCTGGTCGATTATGTGCTGGCGCGTTCGAACCGTTCGGCGGCCGCGGAGTTTGACGGATGA
- a CDS encoding ABC transporter ATP-binding protein — translation MSEALLLDMQALRIEARGADGNPFRIVDDVDVVLKRGEVLGLIGESGAGKSTIGLASMCFARPGCKITGGRIFFDGTDLRTLSEDQVRQMRGVNAAYIAQSAAASFNPARRLNDQVTEAAVRHNVMSVGDATVRAEELYGKLDLPDPNNIGRRYPHQVSGGQLQRVMSAMAMTCGPDLLVLDEPTTALDVTTQIEVLATVRDLIRNNNTAALYITHDLAVVAQIADRIMVLRYGVKVEEGPTEQILHDPHEAYTRELISARTEEINTKVFTGMPENPVLRIKDVTASYDGNVDVLKNISVNIGAGETVAVVGESGSGKSTLARVVTGLLPPHKGHVEFDGAQFSLALKDRQKEQLRKAQMIYQMPDVAMNPRQRISEIIGRPLTFYFGLTGKKREDRMFELLEEIDMGPEFADRFPGQLSGGQKQRVCIARALAADPELIICDEVTSALDQVVAAGILKLLDRLQKEKNLAYMFITHDLGIVRNIADRTVVMFQGEVVEQGTTEQIFSDQKEAYTRKLIASTPEMRIDWLNEVLRDRGDLFEIDAEKHSRS, via the coding sequence ATGAGCGAAGCTCTTCTTCTCGACATGCAGGCGTTGCGCATCGAAGCGCGCGGTGCCGACGGCAATCCCTTCCGTATCGTCGACGACGTCGATGTTGTGCTCAAACGCGGCGAGGTCCTCGGCCTGATCGGCGAGTCCGGTGCGGGCAAGTCGACCATAGGCCTGGCGTCGATGTGTTTCGCTCGGCCGGGCTGCAAGATCACCGGCGGCAGGATTTTCTTCGACGGAACGGATCTCCGCACCCTGTCCGAAGATCAGGTCCGCCAAATGCGCGGGGTGAACGCCGCTTACATTGCCCAGAGCGCGGCAGCCTCGTTCAATCCGGCCAGGCGGCTCAACGATCAGGTCACCGAAGCGGCCGTTCGCCACAACGTGATGAGTGTCGGTGATGCCACGGTGCGCGCCGAAGAGCTTTACGGAAAGCTCGACCTGCCCGATCCCAACAACATCGGACGGCGTTATCCGCATCAGGTCTCGGGCGGCCAGTTGCAGCGTGTCATGTCGGCCATGGCGATGACCTGTGGTCCCGATCTTCTGGTTCTGGACGAGCCCACCACGGCGCTCGACGTGACCACCCAGATCGAGGTGCTGGCCACTGTTCGTGACCTGATCCGTAACAACAACACCGCGGCGCTCTATATCACCCACGATCTCGCGGTCGTGGCCCAGATCGCCGATCGCATCATGGTGTTGCGCTACGGCGTCAAGGTCGAGGAGGGCCCGACCGAGCAGATCCTGCATGATCCTCATGAGGCCTATACCAGGGAGCTGATCTCGGCGCGGACCGAGGAGATCAACACCAAGGTCTTCACCGGCATGCCGGAGAACCCGGTGCTGCGGATCAAGGACGTCACAGCGAGCTATGACGGCAACGTCGATGTTCTCAAGAACATCTCCGTCAACATTGGCGCTGGCGAGACGGTCGCCGTGGTCGGTGAATCCGGTTCGGGCAAGTCCACACTCGCCCGTGTGGTCACCGGTCTGCTGCCGCCTCACAAGGGGCATGTCGAGTTTGACGGTGCCCAGTTCTCGCTGGCTCTGAAGGACCGCCAGAAGGAGCAGCTGCGCAAGGCGCAGATGATCTACCAGATGCCGGACGTGGCGATGAATCCGCGCCAGCGCATCTCGGAGATCATCGGCCGGCCGCTCACCTTCTACTTCGGCCTGACCGGCAAGAAGCGCGAGGATCGCATGTTCGAACTCCTCGAGGAGATCGACATGGGGCCGGAGTTCGCCGATCGCTTCCCCGGCCAGCTTTCCGGTGGTCAGAAGCAGCGCGTCTGCATTGCGCGTGCACTCGCCGCCGATCCGGAACTGATCATCTGCGACGAGGTGACGTCCGCACTCGACCAGGTCGTCGCCGCCGGCATTCTCAAGCTGCTCGACCGGCTGCAGAAGGAAAAGAACCTGGCCTACATGTTCATCACCCATGACCTTGGCATCGTGCGAAACATTGCCGACCGGACCGTGGTGATGTTCCAGGGCGAGGTGGTCGAACAGGGTACGACCGAGCAGATCTTCAGCGACCAGAAAGAGGCCTACACGCGCAAGCTGATCGCCTCGACGCCGGAGATGCGTATCGACTGGCTCAATGAGGTGCTGCGCGATCGTGGCGATCTCTTCGAAATCGACGCCGAAAAGCACAGTCGCTCTTAG